A region from the Cloacibacillus sp. An23 genome encodes:
- a CDS encoding IspD/TarI family cytidylyltransferase: MNIALIFAGGTGVRMNSVAKPKQFLELHGKAIIIYTLEIFERHPDIDAIAVVCLGGWEDYLAGLIEKAGIKKVRWIVKGGASGQMSIYNGLSAIYGDASVPRDSIVLIHDGVRPLVTEQLITDNIESVKKHGSAVTVTPAIETVINIDPNNEAVVDVLDRNVCRLAKAPQSFVLSDIMAAHKQALHDGRRDFIDSATLMKHYGHSIHTVAGAVENIKITTPLDFYIFRAIMDIKENAQIMGL, from the coding sequence ATGAACATCGCCCTAATCTTCGCCGGAGGCACCGGCGTCAGAATGAACAGCGTGGCCAAGCCCAAACAGTTCTTGGAGCTGCACGGGAAAGCCATCATCATATATACGCTTGAAATATTCGAACGGCATCCGGACATAGACGCCATCGCTGTCGTTTGTCTTGGAGGCTGGGAGGACTATCTTGCCGGTCTTATAGAGAAAGCCGGTATTAAAAAAGTTCGGTGGATTGTAAAAGGCGGAGCCAGCGGGCAGATGTCCATATACAACGGGCTATCCGCTATATACGGAGATGCGTCCGTGCCGCGCGACAGCATAGTGTTGATACACGACGGCGTGCGTCCTTTAGTAACGGAACAGCTTATCACTGACAATATAGAGTCCGTGAAAAAGCACGGTTCTGCCGTTACCGTTACGCCCGCCATAGAAACCGTTATCAACATCGACCCCAATAACGAAGCTGTCGTTGACGTGCTTGACAGAAATGTCTGTCGGCTTGCCAAGGCTCCGCAGAGTTTTGTCCTCTCCGACATCATGGCCGCGCATAAGCAGGCGCTGCATGACGGACGGAGGGATTTCATAGATTCGGCTACGTTGATGAAACACTACGGGCACTCTATACACACGGTCGCCGGGGCAGTAGAAAACATAAAAATAACGACTCCTTTGGACTTCTACATATTCAGGGCGATCATGGACATAAAAGAAAACGCTCAAATCATGGGACTATAG
- a CDS encoding acyltransferase, which yields MFRLVYHIHILKNMNFFKFIFYNFFCNKVKRHGKGCILPMRGAVISLGESSQIELYDNHFLVNTNKPSGSRTEAYVIMRSGARLVVRGTTSLNYGATIEIHENAIVEIGGAYINTGAVILAAKHINIGQGVLISRHVFIYDSDHHPIYNEKGEIANPARDVVIGDHVWIGLKCIVLRGSNIGEGAMVAAGSVVGGKIKPGVLAQGNPARGYSSVIWSASPKQDAETAEK from the coding sequence ATGTTTAGATTAGTTTATCATATACATATATTAAAGAATATGAATTTTTTTAAGTTTATATTCTATAACTTCTTCTGTAATAAAGTGAAACGCCACGGAAAGGGTTGTATATTGCCTATGCGGGGCGCAGTCATCTCTTTGGGCGAAAGTTCTCAGATTGAACTTTACGATAATCATTTCCTCGTCAACACTAACAAGCCTTCCGGTTCCAGGACGGAGGCCTACGTTATAATGCGTTCCGGAGCACGCCTTGTTGTGCGCGGCACGACATCGCTGAACTACGGAGCCACGATAGAAATCCACGAGAACGCCATTGTAGAAATCGGCGGTGCATATATCAACACAGGCGCAGTCATCCTGGCCGCAAAGCATATCAATATCGGACAAGGCGTTCTTATTTCCCGCCATGTCTTCATATACGACAGCGACCATCATCCTATTTACAACGAAAAAGGCGAAATAGCCAATCCAGCGCGAGACGTTGTGATCGGAGATCACGTCTGGATCGGGCTAAAGTGTATAGTGCTGCGCGGCAGCAATATCGGCGAAGGGGCTATGGTGGCTGCGGGCTCCGTCGTCGGCGGAAAAATAAAGCCCGGCGTTCTGGCGCAGGGCAACCCGGCGCGAGGATATTCTTCCGTCATTTGGTCGGCGTCGCCTAAGCAGGATGCAGAAACTGCTGAAAAGTAG
- a CDS encoding NAD-dependent epimerase/dehydratase family protein, whose translation MDKAILESSNPILQEDLENIVERSMPALEQMNGSTVLVTGATGLIGSLAVQALACANRVKKTNINILAFVRDEAKAEHVLGHIIHRPDVKLIIGNVNEKITIGQKVDFIIHGANPTDSKYFVTHPVETIKTILTGTESILELALQKKIKSMVYLSSMEVYGQFPNEVKNVTEDKLGYIDILDIRSSYSEGKRMAECMCASYAAEYGVHVKIARISRIIGPGIVDKNDNRILTQFARCVAEHRDIVLHSTGETLLNYCYTADALAAIFTLMVKGKDGEAYNVTNDKDVLSVKELAETLAGKYSDSGIKVIYDIPDDASKYGYNKISTHILSNNKVEALDYIFEINLANTFKRLIESFELGASFHR comes from the coding sequence ATGGATAAAGCCATACTTGAAAGCTCTAACCCCATTTTACAGGAAGATTTAGAGAACATCGTTGAAAGAAGCATGCCTGCTCTGGAACAAATGAACGGCAGCACAGTTCTCGTCACAGGCGCGACAGGGCTGATCGGCTCCCTTGCTGTGCAGGCATTGGCCTGCGCTAACAGAGTTAAAAAGACTAACATCAATATATTAGCTTTTGTGCGCGACGAAGCAAAAGCAGAACATGTACTCGGACACATCATACATAGACCGGATGTTAAGCTGATCATTGGCAACGTCAATGAAAAAATAACAATCGGGCAAAAGGTAGACTTTATAATCCACGGTGCCAACCCGACCGACTCCAAATATTTTGTGACACATCCTGTTGAAACGATAAAGACGATACTTACAGGTACGGAGAGCATTTTAGAGCTTGCTCTTCAGAAAAAAATCAAAAGCATGGTCTATCTGTCGTCCATGGAAGTCTACGGTCAATTTCCAAACGAAGTAAAAAACGTAACGGAAGACAAGTTGGGATACATAGACATATTGGACATTCGCTCCAGTTACTCGGAAGGCAAACGTATGGCCGAGTGTATGTGCGCTTCGTATGCTGCGGAGTACGGAGTGCATGTTAAAATCGCAAGGATAAGCAGGATAATCGGCCCTGGAATTGTTGATAAAAACGACAACAGGATACTGACGCAATTTGCCAGATGTGTAGCGGAGCATCGCGATATCGTTCTGCACTCTACAGGCGAAACACTTCTTAATTACTGCTATACGGCGGATGCGCTGGCTGCCATTTTTACTCTGATGGTAAAAGGTAAGGATGGCGAGGCATACAACGTGACAAATGACAAGGATGTGTTATCTGTAAAAGAACTGGCTGAGACGCTCGCAGGAAAATATTCCGATTCAGGTATAAAAGTTATATACGACATACCGGATGATGCAAGTAAGTATGGATATAACAAAATTAGCACTCATATATTGAGTAACAATAAAGTAGAAGCGCTTGACTATATATTTGAAATTAACTTGGCGAATACATTTAAACGGTTAATTGAGAGTTTTGAACTAGGTGCTTCATTTCATAGATAG
- a CDS encoding glycosyltransferase family 2 protein, translating to MLLMCVEIKNVIKKVGAIKMEDLVYKIPTISIIIPVFNIEYYLDRCIKSVQKQTYQDIEIILIDDCSTDQSPTICDKLASNDRRIKVVHHQTNKGVSAARNTGIKLATGEWIMFVDGDDWIDPDAVEQLYQRIQEYCDVVVATYTWEREGESKQASPVGFEEHIYKSTDRKKYLLGLCLVRPVEIPETFPEDMLKCPTFGGPISKLYRKSFLIKNRIIFPTNIKFGEDRVFNLEVMYYARSVQFFNKSIYHYYIRTGSALNSELSICFDKRSAHIKAIYLFMHKYSLTQCLSIYYNYCCFINIRETIQYICMSLNSIHTYFLAWGEIKHILNSSIYRGAINNLQIKNIQAIRDKVILSFLKMRWTFAILFICWTYYTVYNNRNRLTIV from the coding sequence ATGCTTTTGATGTGTGTTGAAATTAAAAATGTTATTAAGAAAGTGGGGGCTATAAAAATGGAGGATTTGGTATACAAAATTCCAACTATATCTATTATTATCCCAGTATTTAACATAGAATATTATCTTGATAGATGCATAAAGAGCGTTCAAAAACAGACATATCAAGATATAGAGATCATCTTAATTGACGACTGTAGTACAGATCAGAGTCCTACCATCTGTGATAAATTGGCTTCTAATGATAGAAGAATCAAGGTCGTCCACCATCAAACGAACAAAGGTGTTTCTGCGGCCAGAAATACAGGTATCAAACTTGCAACCGGTGAATGGATAATGTTTGTAGATGGAGACGATTGGATAGATCCAGATGCAGTTGAGCAGCTTTATCAACGCATTCAAGAATATTGTGACGTTGTTGTTGCCACATATACTTGGGAACGTGAAGGCGAGAGTAAGCAGGCTTCTCCTGTGGGATTTGAGGAACATATATATAAAAGCACTGACCGGAAAAAATATTTATTAGGTTTGTGTCTTGTTAGGCCTGTCGAAATACCAGAGACTTTTCCCGAAGATATGTTAAAATGTCCAACATTTGGAGGTCCTATCTCTAAATTATATAGAAAATCTTTTTTAATTAAAAATCGCATTATTTTCCCCACGAATATAAAATTTGGGGAGGATCGAGTTTTTAATTTAGAGGTAATGTATTATGCAAGGTCTGTTCAATTTTTTAATAAATCAATATACCATTATTACATAAGAACTGGATCTGCTCTTAATAGTGAGTTATCTATTTGCTTTGACAAACGCAGTGCTCATATAAAAGCAATATATTTATTTATGCATAAATATTCATTAACGCAATGTTTATCTATTTATTATAACTACTGTTGTTTTATAAATATAAGAGAAACAATACAATACATTTGTATGTCTTTAAATTCAATTCACACTTATTTTTTAGCATGGGGAGAAATAAAACATATCTTAAATTCGTCAATTTATAGAGGTGCAATTAATAATCTGCAAATTAAAAATATTCAAGCAATACGTGATAAGGTTATTCTGTCATTTTTGAAGATGAGATGGACCTTTGCGATTTTATTCATTTGTTGGACTTATTATACTGTTTATAATAATCGAAACAGACTAACAATTGTTTAG
- a CDS encoding HAD-IIIC family phosphatase yields MDGMQISKILKEARKFAKTALACEKYDIKIAVLGSCSIQYFVLLLRYYLFQNGITADIYEGEYNGIAMDVLDAGSGLYSFAPDAVIILPDYRDIKAYPKLLCDEDASQLCAGFIDGYKKMWAALTNRLPGITVLQGNFVLPLESPLGNLEANYKFSRRSFIRRINGELLNVRPANVILVDMEYLASAIGKRTWFDNSQYFLTKMPCSLECLWDLTELFAKQILALKGKVRKCLVLDLDNTLWGGVVSEEGCDGINLDPNNAVGESYLAFQQYVLPLKERGVILAVCSKNDEEVAKEPFMKNRYMKLKLTDIACFVANWEDKASNIKRIAKELNIGLDSMVFFDDNPAEREVVRQFLPMVEVIEAPEDPSDYVTALDEAMAFEWTQLTKEDIARNQSYIAETQRREMAGSFVDYGDYLKALDMRARIGIVLDNQIARFSQLINKSNQFNLRTQRYSEQTIAEYMKSDDAKCISAELRDKFSDYGLISCVILRRAGTVCFIDTWVMSCRVLKRGLEYMMFEHILSAAREWDCRAVVGEYIPTAKNGMVKDLYETLGFVPAESVEEIHKTTDDSALYSFDTAAEPSKKYYISAE; encoded by the coding sequence ATGGACGGTATGCAAATAAGTAAAATATTAAAGGAAGCAAGGAAGTTTGCGAAAACTGCTCTGGCCTGCGAAAAGTATGACATAAAAATCGCCGTGCTCGGCTCGTGCTCGATACAGTACTTTGTGCTGCTTTTGAGATATTATCTCTTTCAAAACGGGATAACAGCCGATATTTACGAAGGCGAGTACAACGGAATCGCCATGGACGTGCTGGACGCCGGCTCCGGGCTTTACTCGTTTGCGCCGGACGCAGTGATCATTCTGCCTGATTACCGTGACATCAAAGCCTACCCAAAGCTATTATGCGATGAAGACGCGAGCCAACTCTGCGCCGGTTTTATAGACGGCTATAAGAAAATGTGGGCAGCGCTGACAAATCGCCTTCCTGGGATAACGGTGCTCCAAGGCAACTTCGTCCTGCCGCTCGAATCTCCGTTAGGGAATTTAGAGGCTAATTATAAATTCTCACGCCGTAGCTTTATCCGGCGGATAAACGGCGAGTTGCTGAACGTCAGGCCCGCTAACGTCATCTTGGTCGATATGGAATATCTGGCGTCGGCCATAGGCAAGAGGACGTGGTTCGACAATTCGCAGTACTTCCTTACGAAAATGCCATGCAGCCTCGAATGTCTCTGGGATTTGACGGAACTGTTCGCGAAGCAGATACTGGCGTTAAAAGGCAAGGTTAGAAAATGTCTTGTGCTCGACTTGGACAACACCCTGTGGGGCGGCGTCGTAAGCGAAGAGGGCTGCGATGGGATCAATCTTGACCCGAACAACGCAGTCGGCGAAAGCTACCTCGCATTTCAGCAATATGTGCTGCCGTTGAAGGAAAGAGGCGTGATCCTCGCCGTGTGCAGTAAAAACGACGAAGAAGTCGCCAAAGAACCTTTCATGAAGAACAGATACATGAAGCTGAAGTTGACTGACATCGCCTGCTTCGTCGCCAACTGGGAAGACAAGGCGTCGAATATCAAGCGCATAGCCAAAGAACTGAATATAGGCCTGGACAGTATGGTTTTCTTCGACGATAACCCTGCAGAGCGCGAAGTGGTAAGACAATTTCTCCCGATGGTGGAAGTTATAGAAGCCCCGGAAGACCCGTCGGATTACGTAACGGCGCTTGACGAGGCTATGGCCTTTGAATGGACTCAGCTTACCAAAGAAGACATCGCACGGAATCAGTCATATATTGCCGAAACCCAGCGCAGGGAAATGGCCGGCAGCTTTGTAGACTACGGCGACTACCTGAAAGCTCTCGATATGCGCGCAAGAATCGGCATTGTCTTGGACAATCAGATCGCGCGTTTTTCGCAGCTCATCAATAAGTCAAATCAGTTCAACCTTAGGACGCAGAGATACTCGGAACAGACAATAGCGGAGTATATGAAATCGGACGACGCAAAATGTATATCTGCGGAACTTAGAGACAAATTTTCCGACTACGGGCTTATCTCCTGCGTCATCCTGCGCAGGGCCGGAACGGTCTGTTTTATAGACACGTGGGTAATGAGCTGCCGAGTTCTCAAGCGCGGGCTGGAGTACATGATGTTTGAGCATATCCTCTCGGCCGCGCGTGAATGGGACTGCCGCGCCGTCGTGGGCGAATATATCCCGACCGCAAAAAACGGCATGGTAAAAGACCTCTACGAAACGCTTGGGTTTGTCCCAGCAGAATCAGTCGAAGAGATACATAAAACTACGGACGACAGCGCGCTGTACAGTTTCGATACAGCCGCGGAACCGTCGAAAAAATACTATATATCGGCAGAATAA
- a CDS encoding polysaccharide pyruvyl transferase family protein — protein MNNKRIGILTHYYGSNNYGGILQAYALCRKLNLMGYSAEQICYPLHEPMSLQELSKRLNRNMSLEKILTIVPRKILYITNNYKNSNILLDRYKSFSEFREKSIPHSKELYLDSTIANCVDDYDIFITGSDQVWNPIWFRKGFFLDFVPKKKKKIAYAASIGQSTLTNEQRTLMKHKLADFYAISVREKSSVKLLSEITSCKIEWVLDPTMLLPMPEWDAVCSEQLVAGPYILCYFLGNALLGRKMAEQFAMQHKLSVVNIPMLGKYNKLDGFGDIKLCNASPNDFISLIKYADCIFTDSFHACVFSILYRKQFYAFNRDDGRSMISRIESILEIIHGEKRLIEDSNLCGIAQINDIAPIDYTGNREKLMLMRQKSESFLIDNL, from the coding sequence ATGAATAATAAGAGGATCGGTATATTAACACATTATTATGGCTCTAACAATTATGGAGGTATACTGCAGGCGTATGCTCTTTGTCGCAAACTTAATTTAATGGGGTATTCAGCAGAACAAATCTGTTATCCGCTTCATGAACCAATGTCATTGCAGGAATTATCAAAACGATTAAATAGGAATATGTCATTAGAGAAAATACTTACTATAGTTCCAAGAAAAATACTATATATAACGAATAATTATAAAAATAGCAATATTTTATTGGACAGATATAAATCATTTAGTGAATTTCGGGAAAAGAGTATTCCTCATAGCAAAGAACTATATCTAGATTCGACTATAGCAAATTGTGTTGATGACTATGATATTTTTATTACAGGAAGCGATCAAGTATGGAACCCTATCTGGTTTAGAAAAGGCTTTTTTCTTGATTTTGTACCGAAAAAGAAAAAAAAGATTGCATACGCAGCCAGTATTGGCCAATCTACTCTTACTAATGAACAACGGACATTGATGAAACACAAACTTGCGGATTTTTATGCTATATCCGTACGAGAAAAGTCGTCAGTAAAGTTGCTTTCGGAAATTACTAGTTGCAAAATAGAGTGGGTGCTTGACCCGACCATGCTACTTCCGATGCCGGAGTGGGATGCCGTTTGTAGCGAGCAATTGGTGGCAGGTCCTTATATATTGTGTTATTTTCTTGGGAATGCCCTGTTAGGACGTAAAATGGCTGAACAATTCGCCATGCAGCATAAACTAAGCGTGGTAAATATTCCTATGTTAGGCAAATATAATAAACTAGACGGTTTTGGAGATATAAAATTATGTAATGCATCGCCGAATGATTTTATTTCTCTTATTAAATATGCAGATTGTATATTTACAGATAGTTTTCATGCCTGTGTATTTTCAATATTATATAGAAAACAATTCTATGCGTTTAATCGAGATGATGGTAGAAGCATGATTTCTAGAATAGAATCCATATTAGAAATAATCCACGGTGAAAAACGTTTAATAGAAGATAGCAATCTCTGTGGCATCGCTCAAATAAATGATATTGCTCCAATAGATTATACCGGTAATAGAGAAAAGCTAATGCTTATGCGGCAAAAGTCAGAAAGTTTTTTAATTGATAATTTATAA
- a CDS encoding AglZ/HisF2 family acetamidino modification protein, giving the protein MYNRPRIIPVLLIDDRDLIKTKQFGSPTYLGDPVNAVKIFNRKGIDEMAILDISATKLGKEPDWELLDDIASEAFMPLSYGGGITTVEQVKRLLATGYEKVVINTSFVRKLELVTEAVNLAGGQSVVVSIDAKKVDGRYKCVISDGQEVIDSTPVELAQKAEAMGAGEIFLNSVDRDGMMDGYDLDLVKSVADAVNIPVTACGGAAGINDLERVLHEGKAHAAAAGSMFVFYGRLKAVLITAPTEQELIRNGIYIDQAIK; this is encoded by the coding sequence ATGTATAACCGTCCTCGTATAATTCCTGTTCTGCTGATTGACGACAGAGACCTCATAAAGACGAAGCAGTTCGGCTCTCCCACATATCTCGGAGATCCTGTCAACGCCGTGAAGATATTCAACCGCAAGGGGATAGACGAAATGGCTATCCTCGACATATCGGCGACGAAGCTGGGCAAAGAGCCGGACTGGGAGCTTCTCGATGATATAGCGAGCGAGGCATTTATGCCGCTCAGCTACGGCGGAGGCATTACTACGGTTGAACAAGTTAAGCGGCTTCTTGCCACAGGGTATGAAAAAGTCGTGATTAATACTTCGTTCGTCAGAAAACTGGAACTCGTGACGGAGGCGGTAAATCTCGCCGGAGGCCAGAGTGTGGTTGTATCGATAGACGCTAAAAAAGTCGATGGACGATACAAATGCGTCATATCAGACGGACAAGAGGTTATCGACAGCACTCCTGTTGAACTGGCGCAGAAAGCTGAAGCAATGGGCGCCGGAGAAATATTCCTCAATTCCGTAGATAGAGACGGCATGATGGATGGATATGACTTGGATTTGGTCAAAAGCGTTGCGGACGCTGTAAACATTCCTGTCACGGCATGCGGCGGTGCCGCTGGCATAAATGACTTAGAGCGCGTACTGCACGAAGGCAAGGCACATGCAGCTGCCGCAGGAAGTATGTTCGTGTTCTACGGGCGGTTGAAGGCTGTGCTGATTACGGCTCCGACGGAGCAAGAACTGATTCGCAATGGAATATATATTGACCAAGCAATTAAATAA
- a CDS encoding CDP-glycerol glycerophosphotransferase family protein gives MLSELIRYYKKIALRVALSPIKLFPQKQNRVFLHNDLAYNYSENPKCVAEYLIKNYSGQFDIVVSVKYPEKYEYLSQKGITVVGFNSLRYFFYALTSKVFLTNSGGYSYLPLRKGTCVINTHHGGGAYKKMGRYMYTDTWLFRHDLLLSAKQTTVFLSTCKRFTEIAVDSLLMPKNIFWEIGMPRNDMLINRDEKQYHAIRKKLGLKDDEHLVLYAPTYRKPDDNYFKESIAISYGIDCERVCNALSNRFGGKWKFGFRLHPCVVNRCELPQGDILNLSDYEEMQELLLAADVMINDFSSSMWDYMLTGRPSFLFAIDLDHYVRTTEVYTPVSEWPFPKATTNDELEKNILEFDEKSYKAACAKHYKDLGGCETGKATQLVCEYIYKICFGDKR, from the coding sequence ATGCTTAGTGAACTCATAAGATATTATAAAAAAATAGCCTTGCGGGTAGCTTTATCACCTATAAAGCTGTTTCCGCAAAAGCAAAATCGTGTGTTTTTGCACAATGACTTGGCATACAACTATTCGGAAAATCCCAAATGTGTCGCAGAGTATCTTATAAAAAATTATAGTGGACAATTTGATATTGTCGTATCTGTAAAATATCCAGAAAAATACGAGTACCTTTCTCAGAAAGGAATCACAGTTGTTGGTTTTAATTCGTTGCGCTATTTTTTCTACGCTTTGACATCCAAAGTCTTTCTAACTAACAGTGGAGGATATTCATATCTTCCGCTTAGAAAAGGTACGTGTGTAATCAATACACATCATGGCGGCGGAGCATATAAAAAAATGGGCAGGTATATGTACACCGATACATGGCTGTTCAGACATGACCTATTGCTCTCTGCCAAGCAAACGACGGTGTTTTTATCGACATGTAAACGCTTCACAGAAATTGCTGTGGACTCTTTGCTGATGCCTAAAAATATATTTTGGGAAATTGGCATGCCTCGCAATGATATGCTGATCAATAGGGATGAAAAACAATATCATGCTATACGTAAAAAACTAGGACTAAAAGACGATGAGCATTTAGTTCTATATGCGCCGACATATAGGAAACCTGATGATAACTATTTTAAGGAATCTATAGCTATTTCTTACGGTATTGACTGTGAACGTGTATGCAATGCTTTAAGTAATAGATTTGGAGGAAAGTGGAAGTTTGGCTTTAGACTGCATCCGTGTGTAGTCAATAGATGTGAGTTGCCGCAGGGAGACATATTAAACCTCTCAGATTATGAAGAAATGCAGGAACTGCTTTTAGCTGCCGACGTGATGATCAACGATTTTTCATCATCTATGTGGGACTATATGCTCACTGGCAGGCCAAGCTTCTTATTTGCGATTGATCTTGATCACTATGTTCGAACGACTGAGGTTTATACTCCTGTTTCTGAATGGCCTTTCCCTAAAGCAACGACCAATGACGAATTGGAAAAGAACATATTAGAGTTTGATGAAAAATCATACAAAGCTGCATGTGCCAAACATTATAAAGATTTAGGTGGTTGCGAGACAGGCAAGGCGACACAGCTAGTTTGTGAGTATATATATAAAATTTGTTTCGGTGATAAAAGATAG
- a CDS encoding Coenzyme F420 hydrogenase/dehydrogenase, beta subunit C-terminal domain: MIELASVTDCTGCKACGDACPVNAVKFQTDAKGFWHPVIDHSACIKCGRCRKTCVVLKDSQSDIQKTTPVVYSAYSKEFAVREKSTSGGMFYELSAHVISHGGVVCGCRFSDDYRAAYHTFAENMDELEPLLSSKYFQSDTGGVYRRVRGFLQDGRKVLFCGAPCQSAALQRYLPANLLENLITVDFICLGINSPKGYLKFVDELEDRYGAKARKVRFKDKSRGWQNLGTKVWFENGKEYYGNRYTDAWVNSYVVGKFMIRRSCAVCRFKGLPRVSDITIGDFWGGDYTCDERKNGVSLVLLNSPKGEELFRAVQPKLVINKTTLETIGAGNPMMESSVKLNGELQDAFFKRLENEKFSEVAWSLLHRPVWKRYARWYADLLKDMVRRAVRGK; this comes from the coding sequence ATGATTGAACTGGCGAGCGTTACTGACTGTACCGGGTGCAAAGCGTGCGGAGACGCGTGTCCTGTGAACGCGGTTAAATTTCAAACGGATGCAAAAGGTTTCTGGCATCCGGTCATTGATCATTCGGCGTGCATCAAATGCGGCAGATGCCGCAAAACTTGCGTCGTGCTGAAAGATAGCCAGTCCGACATACAGAAAACTACGCCAGTAGTATATTCCGCATACAGTAAGGAATTTGCTGTGAGGGAAAAAAGCACGTCGGGCGGGATGTTTTACGAACTGTCCGCCCATGTGATCAGTCATGGCGGCGTGGTCTGCGGCTGCCGGTTCAGCGACGATTACCGCGCGGCTTACCACACTTTTGCGGAGAATATGGACGAGCTTGAGCCTCTGCTGAGTTCCAAATATTTCCAGAGCGACACCGGCGGCGTTTACAGGCGAGTACGAGGCTTTCTTCAGGACGGGCGTAAAGTGTTGTTCTGCGGCGCTCCCTGCCAGTCCGCGGCTTTGCAGCGGTATCTCCCTGCAAATCTGCTGGAAAATTTGATAACGGTGGATTTTATCTGTCTCGGTATAAATTCCCCAAAGGGTTATCTAAAATTCGTCGACGAACTGGAAGATCGGTACGGGGCAAAGGCGCGCAAAGTCCGATTCAAGGATAAAAGCAGAGGATGGCAGAACCTCGGAACGAAAGTATGGTTTGAAAACGGCAAAGAATATTACGGCAACCGCTACACCGACGCATGGGTAAACAGTTACGTCGTCGGGAAATTCATGATAAGGCGTTCATGCGCCGTATGCCGCTTCAAGGGCTTGCCGCGGGTGAGCGACATAACGATAGGCGACTTCTGGGGCGGCGACTACACGTGCGACGAGCGCAAAAACGGCGTGTCGCTGGTTCTGCTGAACTCGCCCAAAGGAGAAGAACTTTTCCGCGCGGTACAACCAAAGCTCGTTATAAATAAAACAACGCTTGAAACAATAGGAGCGGGCAATCCGATGATGGAAAGCAGCGTCAAGCTGAACGGAGAACTTCAGGATGCGTTTTTTAAGAGGCTTGAGAATGAGAAATTCAGTGAAGTAGCCTGGTCGCTTCTGCACAGGCCTGTATGGAAACGATATGCGAGATGGTACGCAGATTTGTTGAAAGATATGGTGAGGCGCGCGGTACGCGGCAAATAA
- the hisH gene encoding imidazole glycerol phosphate synthase subunit HisH — translation MIAIIDYGLGNVGSIRNMLKVIGEKSVITCDKEEIASADKIILPGVGAFDAGMKNLNERGLCEFLKKEAATGKPMLGICLGMQLLGRKSEEGNLDGLGLIPFDNVRFRFHADTDLKIPHMGWDVVTFKHDSPLTYGIDGSKQRYYFVHTYHALCDNEENVLMTCDYGYEFAAAVRNTNVYGVQFHPEKSHDFGMRLLENFVKRC, via the coding sequence ATGATAGCAATAATTGATTACGGCCTCGGCAACGTAGGATCCATCAGGAATATGTTAAAGGTGATAGGCGAGAAATCCGTCATCACCTGCGACAAAGAAGAGATCGCTTCGGCAGACAAGATAATTCTGCCGGGCGTCGGAGCATTTGACGCCGGGATGAAAAATCTGAATGAGCGAGGCTTGTGCGAGTTCTTGAAGAAAGAAGCTGCCACCGGTAAGCCGATGCTTGGTATCTGCCTCGGTATGCAGCTGCTTGGAAGAAAGAGTGAAGAAGGGAATCTCGACGGGCTCGGACTTATCCCGTTTGATAACGTGCGCTTTCGTTTCCATGCCGATACAGACCTCAAAATACCTCACATGGGCTGGGACGTTGTGACCTTCAAGCATGATTCTCCGCTGACTTATGGAATTGACGGTTCGAAACAAAGATACTACTTCGTCCACACATATCACGCGCTCTGCGACAATGAAGAAAACGTCCTTATGACATGCGATTACGGTTATGAATTTGCCGCTGCCGTCAGAAACACAAATGTTTACGGCGTGCAGTTCCACCCCGAAAAGAGCCATGACTTCGGTATGCGTCTGCTTGAGAATTTCGTAAAGAGGTGCTGA
- a CDS encoding acyl carrier protein — MNIREELQEIFRDLFDDETIVLFDEMTADDIEDWDSLSNISLINDIEAHFKIRFTTEEIMSCKNVGAFIRLIEDKADK; from the coding sequence ATGAATATAAGAGAAGAATTACAGGAAATATTCAGGGATTTGTTCGACGACGAGACGATAGTCCTCTTCGACGAGATGACCGCCGACGACATCGAGGACTGGGATTCGCTGTCGAACATCAGCCTTATCAACGATATTGAGGCGCATTTCAAAATAAGATTCACGACGGAAGAAATCATGTCGTGCAAAAACGTCGGCGCGTTCATCCGCCTTATTGAGGACAAAGCGGATAAATAA